The window TGTTTTGGAGGTTTTGAAAAATCTCCTTTAGATAACCAAGCCATCAGCCTCCAGATGCATCTGAAGCACCCAAAAtaactttttctaaaaaaaaaatcagtgtttaGGGGAGATTTGCTTCAAATCAAAGTGATGAAGCCACATCTGGATAAACAGTTTATTTGCTCTGGAAAGCTGACCCACTTGCAGCTTTCATGTGGTGTATGTAATTTACCAGATGTCGCCCAGGGAAAACTTGTCAAGCAAGGTTCCAGCTCTGCCTGTAGACACTAACAGGATGTCCGTGAGCAACATGCTGGCACTCACTTCCAGCGCTCCATGAGCTCACAAAGTATTTCCTCACAGACAATTTGTGCCTAAAGACTAGGCAAAGGGCACTTGGGACTCACTCTTTCTATTTCTGGCACACACAAAAACTAGAGGTGGCAGATAAAAGAAAAGTTCTTTATTCTGTAGGCTGAATGTAGTAGGCATGTGTATGCAATAAACTAGTGACACTACTGAAGTCACTTAATTACTAAGAATTTCCAATATCTTAAAAGacagcaaataatttaatctaaactcatatcttcctcttcatctttcttgTCCTTTGCATCTCCTTCCTTTTGGTCTGACTTGGCATTGTTCTGCATGGCTTTGGCAAATGCTTCGACATCTAAAACATCATTAAAAGATATTATCAGTTCTTGCCCCCAGGAACACTTTAATAATCAGCCAAGTTGCTTTgataaaagggaataaaaatgaaaatgcagaTTAAAGAAAATCTGCAAACACTAGCAAGgctacaattttttaaaacccacacAAATTAGGTTCCGGAGAGATTACAATTTGCTCCATTAAGCAAATCAAACTTTGTCAGACATGCCAAAATGAAGTGTTCTCTGAATGTTCTTACCCAAGAGAAATGTTTCTAAACAAATCATTACACAATTTaggctgcaaaaaaaaatttttttaactgttACATAAGAATTCATCTTCAAATCTTAAAGATATGTTTCATGTgagggaagaacaaaaggtacTTACCACCCTTATTTGCTGCATCTACAGCTTCAGTTGGTAAACCAAACTGACTCATAAGTGGGCCAAGCTGTCCTGAGGCTAAGGCAGCACTGAACATACTTAATGCCTGAAAATGAAAGGCATtcatgaaaaatgactaaaacttTCTGGTTTTTTCTACTATTCAACTTCAGTCTTTTCCCTAGCATATACCTAAGCCCAACTCTCTAAGGAAATTAATCAAATCAACACATACTTTAGTATCTACTATTTAACAAGATACTTGAGACTGTGCCAGCTAGCACCAGGCTCTGTCTGACAGTGGAGGGAGCCATTGTTTCTGAACACTTATGTAATGTAACCTAGGAGACAAGAGAATGCCTAAAGACCCACAGGAGGTGGGCCTAAGCTACTGAATCACATGGTGACAAAATCTCCAAATGGTTACAGCATATAACATTTCTTGTGAatcaaaaaaggaggaagaaggggaggaaagggagctcCACCATCATATGGGATGGCTAGGAAACGTGACAGAATTTTAAGCTTAGCTATTGGACAATCAGAGATAGAAGCCAATGGCCATACTCCTACCTGTTGAAACTGAGGAGAGGTCAGTGTGTTCTGAATCTCTTCTGCAGTCTGTGGAAGAGATTCTCCAGAGGGAAGATAAGGCAGCAACCGCTCTTGGACTTCAGCATTGGCCAGAATGGGAGCCATGATCTCTGGAGTTAGTACACTGGCCAAGTCAACTAGGATATAACAACAAAACTATAAGTTGTTTGGCACATACTACTGGCTGCTTAATGGGGGATGGAGCGTCAGATTTCATGGATGATATCAAGACTAGAAGCAGCCAAATCACCCAGTGAGGCTTAATGGGAGAGATGAGATCTCTTCACTGGCTCCTGCTTCTTGCCAATGGTTGCTTTCTGCTTGGCAGGAAGTCTCAAGCTCAGCACTTATTGGGAACATTAGCCTTTTCCAGGATGATTTGCAAACCAATGGTGCCATAAAGAACACTTTCACTAAGGACATGCCTTCCCAATCCCCTTGAAAGAGAACAGGAGAGCAGCAGGCACCTTTACCCCAACAGCTTTCAGTCAACGAAAAAACGTTTACCTTGCTGTCCGCCTCCTGCCCCAGATGGCACATTCATAGTAGCTAAAATGTTCTGAAGGTCACTCAGTTGAATGGGCTGGGTTGGGCTTGTTGCTGTGCTGGTTCCATTACCTGAACTCGGTGCAGGGCTTGGACTAGTTGCAGAGGCAATTGCTTGAGCACTGGGTGCTGGTGTAGCACGAGCGGAAGAAGAGGTGGAAGATGGGGTTACAGAAGCTGACTGGCTCCGGGAGCTGAAAGCATAAAGAGCACCATTGAGAAGTAATGTATTTCTTGCTTTAAAGCATAACCGAGGAGTTATATGAAGAATTCATCTCATTTTAAAGTACATTAAAGGAGAACCTATGTATTAAAGTTAGCAGTGAAACCTTCTGTCATGCAAACATTCATTCCCtgatttggttgttttttttgtgtggggcaatgagggttaagtgacttgcccagggtcacacagctagtaagtgttaagtgtctgaggctggatttgaactcaggtcctccttaacagggctggtgctttatccactgcgccaccaagctgccccgcCCCGATTTGTTTTAAAGGTTAGATTTTCAAGTGCCTGTGGCACTGCACATCTGGAGTAAGTTTCTAAAAATTAAGTCCAAGACACAGAAAGGCCTCACCTTGATGAAGAGCTGCTTGTTGGAGGCCCTCCACTCCCCAGTAAGCTAGCCAGACCAGGACCTGTCAGTGCACCAAGCCCACCTACAGTGAGGAAACAAGCGTTAACTCAAAAAAATTCATGCGCAGCTTTCTCCCTTAACATTGGCATTCAATGACAGTTTCTGTCAGGACTCTGATTTGGGGAAAATCTACCAACAGTAATTGTGGATTTGTGATCAAGAGCATGTAACCCTTGAATACAAGAAATATATCAGGGTTCTGaactgaagaaaaatgaaataccaTTGGTTTATACAATATCCTTCCCTGAGCTGGTGTCACTTCACAAAATTTTCCCAACATGAATAGTAGAAAAGAAATAGTGACATCAAAATAGGCCACAATTCTCAGTGGAAATTAGACTCACATCACCTCTCAATCTTGCTTTCTTGTAATGAGAAATCTGAAGAGAGACTGTACTTTATGCAATTTATTTGTATGGTGGATTTGGGAGTCagccagaagacctggtttcaaatcctagctctctcACTTACCTGtgtaacctgtgtgaccttggacaagtcacttcctctctcttggcctcagtttcctcatctgttaaataagaggGTTACACTAGATgacatttaaggtcccttccaactcttaatctatgagcctatgaatcCCATTAAATCTGATTAAGGATAAAATCAGTCTGAACTATGGAacatttttaaagacataaagGGACTTTGGGTACATACAAAGAAAGTGAAACTAAGTTAGAGTAGTGTTCCCAGTTGAGGTATCAAGGGGGTTGcctttaatgaaaatataaaaatcaattatCACTGCAAACTGGATATATGTACATGGGGTCAAATACTTCCTGGTATTTTAAATGTgtaaacaaaactgaaacaaaaaagtttaaaatgctgTAATGTTGGACAAAAAAGCCAAACTTcttgatgggggaaaaaaaaaaggcttttggggaaaagacccccaTGTGGCTAGCTAAACTCAGATTTACTTCTCATTAAATGAGTGGTTCCCCACTTGTGGCCACTAGAAAGCACTCTAATAGATACCCACTTCCTACATACTTCATTCTATATAGGAAGCAGGAGCTTGAAGTAAATAAAGGGAAATACATTCTAATCATTAAATCATTGAACATTTTACACCTAACAGAGACtcagataatctagtccaaccctttcattttataaatgaggaaacaggtctagTGACATGAAGTGGCTTGCATTAAGATCACATAAATATGAAGTGGCAAATCTAGGATTCTTATCTGGATTTTCTGCATCCAGATCCAATAGTCTTAAATCACAACACCTCTTCACTGATAGATTTCCAACAACAGCAAAATTGGTATTTCGTTTATACATATTTAACAAATTGCTCAGTAAAAACAAATTGCTCAGAAACAATTATAGCTGAAGGCTTAAAGTGAAGAACAGTCACACTTCAGACCAAGAATCTGAAATCTTACCAAGTCCTCCCAAGCCAGTTGGTCCAATAAGTTGCATGAGCTGGTTATGACTCATGTTACCCAAAAGGCTCTGCAAACCACCTtcacctgaaaaacaaaaacaagttagaCATACCACCTAGACTTtcataaaccaaaccaaactcaAAAGACCAATCTTGATTAAGAACTCAAAAATCAGTTAGTACATGATCTTTAAGTCCTACACAAAGGACTTAAAGTTTGAGAAATAACTATACTACACCATTTTCTAATAGATTTACATCAATAGCAAAATTATACAAAATcatatggttttatatatatatatatatatttaaatttcccaataaaaaacaaattgcTCAAGAAGGCTTAACTAAAGTGAAGAACCTTAATTTACTATCTTTGAAAGACGACAAATCCCAAAAGCCATAAGATGGGACTTGCCCAGTcttattttgaattctttgtctAATATAACTTGACATTAGCAGTCCACTGGCTAAAACTTTAAAATCCTATTTAAGAGATATTAGCTATAAAAGTATCTGTTAGCAGGATGTAAATTGAATGTTGAAAAGGGAGGTTATAAATCTATCTAGACTCTCAGTACTAGTAATGACACCAAAGGTTGATAaatatagctgacatttatgtaagacatttatgtaaagcactttaactGTACATACATTTTTCCATCTGATACTCAAAACAACccagtgaagaaactaaggatgaaagatgttaagtgacttatctttGATTATACAATTACTCAAGGCAGGAGGCAggaatgaatctaggcctctgcTGACTTCAAGTAGTGGTCAGTCCACTATACCACGTTGCCTGCCTCTCAATCTATGTCCActtttaacaaaaaaacaaaataaaaaactgcCCCACAGTTGAGAGGCTAGGTCATTCTGAAAATGTTTCAAAACTGACAGTCAAGTTGAAAAAGGATTAACTACCTCCAAGTGCTGAAAGTTCATGGCCTCCACTCCCGCTTGCACCCAAAGCTCCTGGCATAGGTGGATTATTCAAATATTCATTTACTTTCCTGCAATGTTCTTCATCCTTCTCAGTCTTGGGCTCCTGTAGGAAGAGAACTGGGGTCACTGACATAGTCTTTCAAAAGGACCTAAGAtcggggcagtcaggtggcacaatggataaagcactggccctggattcaggaggacctgagttcaaatctggcctaagacacttgacctgtaccagctatgtgaccttgggaaagtcacttaaccctcattgccccacaaaaattaaaacaaaaaacaaaaggaccTAAAATCCAGAATACCGTTTTTTAATCCAAAATACTTTTGCACTGAATAATTACTACTTTTCTTATACTCTTCCCTTGgctttatctttttatattatttccacAAGAGAAATCCTTACTATCAACATATATATTTGTACTTTTCAATTAGCTGTACACAGCAGGGTCCTATAGAATGCTGATGACAAGGAACCAATACAACACCAGGACTACAGTAAGAGACTAAATATCACTTTgctgaggagagggaagagatggtAATaataaatctgtgtgtgtgtgtgtgtgtgtgtgtgtgtgtgtgtgtgtgtaaaaataaaactgaatccATGGCTTAAAGAATTCAAATGAAAATTGGAGTTTGagtgaaaaaagtgaaataaaaaatttCACTAACCTGCATCCAAAAGAAGAGTCTCTTTGATCCTGCCTTGAACTTCAGTACATATACTCTACCAGTAGTGCACTGAGGTACTCGCTTAAATTCACAATCATcaggaaaaataattaagtccTGGAAAAAAGGTTAGGAAAGGATTATTGAAAGATCAGAAGAAATCTATCTTCGAACCCACTCTGAATGAATACCACTGAAAACAAATTCTTAAGAAGTCTGgcgactggggcagctagatggcgcagtggataaagcaccagccctggattcaggaggacctgagttcaaatccggcctcagacacttgacacttactagctgtgtgaccctgggcaagtcacttaaccccaactgcctcaccaaaaaaaaaaaaaaaagtcttgtgaCTAAATGTAAAGCAATTAACAGCAATTCATTTTGCTGACAGTTACAGAGCCAAATCTAAATTTATCTTCAGATATTAcatatcataggatcagagatttagagttggaagggtccatAGAAGTTCTCTAATACAATCCCCACAGAGACAAAGCATTTAAGTGATTTGATAAAGTTACACAGGAATTAAGTGACAAAACTGAGATCTGAgtccagggcttctgactccaaagctagcatTATTTCCATAGCACCACATTGTCCAAATCACAGGTAGAATTACTACAAAATAAAGTTCCTTGGAGAAGGCTAAATATCTTTAAAAGATCCAAACCTAGCCACCCAATTTTAGTTGCACAAAGTTACAGGAACTGCACTAGTGTAACCACAAGCCATTTGACTAGGAAAAGAATACAAAAGACCCTGAAGAAAGCAGACTGGTAGCAAAGTAATTTGGACATTCTTCAAGCTATAAACAAGTgctaccaaattaaaaaaaaagacatttcaatgtttaaaaatatataatacagccattttaaagacaagtcttaaaatcaaatttcttcacttttaaattaaaaattactcAATACTCACATCTTCTACAGTACCAGAAGTCCTATCCTTCCAACAGAAATGAATGAGGGAATCATCAGTTTGTTGGATGTATACAAGCCCTTTCCGTTTATCTGGGGTAACTGTAGTTCCTTTTAATGACATTTTTCCTGCCCGAAATTCCACCAAGTATTTGCTGGATGAGCCCCGGGAGCCTGGGACTAGGCTTGGAAACAAAGCACCTGAAGTCATTCTGAAACAGGGGAAAAACAGAATCTTACACcatacatttattcttttctatacAATATTGTCCTAATTGTAAAACTTTCTCCAATATGCAATgcacatattaaatattaatagtaACAGCACTGAAAATTAGCCCCTTTGAACCATACCAGGTAATACCACAGCTCAGAGTGAAAAGCTGAGTATTAAGTTCCTTATCTTATATGGTTTTGTTGAAAAAATAAGCCAGCAGTCAGTCTATATCCAAACCATACCCTTTCACATATCCCAGAAAAGAGTTAAGAATTACATACTGAAATTATAAACCCAGGCCATTAtttgaaaatctattttaaaaaaaaaacacccatggTTTAGTCAGCTCCAATATTAATAACAAAGACTTGAACATCAGGAGTTTGGACACAGACATCTTACCAAAGACAACCAGCTTTTATATGAACCCAAATCATATTAAAGAATCTCATTCCCAagagatcatgggatcataaatacatagtgaaagggaccttaaagaaaTCAAATCCACTCCACCCACCCCCATgaccaattttacaaatgaagaaattaaagcccagaggttaaatggcaggaaagtaggggcagctagatggcgcagtggataaagcactggccctggagattcaggagtacctgagttcaaatccagcctcagacacttaatatttattagctgtgtgaccctgggcaagtcacttaaccctcattgccctgcaaaaacaaaacaaaacaaaatggcagGAAAGTAAATGGAGCTAGGAGTCAAACTCAGGttatctgactccaaatacagcattTTTTTCCTACAGTAGCTTGTTACTctatgctttaaaagaaaaaaatctaaggaaaaaattaaaaataaaacctttttatcTTCCTGTTTCATTGAGAACTTCACTAAAACCTAAGTTCCCTGAAGTATGGAAGTATTTTTTCCATTCCCAATAACTAGCACTGTCTGCCAAACCGACTGTAACAAAGATTTACTAAATGATAAATTATGCTCaactttttttctctcacaaaactttgggtttttgttgttttgggttttttttttttagaaaaggttAAGTACCCAAGAGTGCCTTGTTTCTCTGCAATCAGATAAACTGAGTAAACCCAGTTTTACGTGCATAAACTTTCTCTCCTATGAGAGAGGAAgacaaggggaggagagaagggacttCAACAGATGACAGAGTGTTCCTTTGAAGGTCCACAGTAAATCAAGAACTGGGAAAACACTAGAACATCAATTCCTCCTTCGAAAAGTGACCATTCATTTCAAGTGATCTTCCCTCCTCATAAGAACACCTTCGTGGAAGCTAGGCACGCATCTCATCCCGTCTGGTCTCTCCCCGGGGCTGGCACGAAGGTATTGGGTCAATATCGAAAAGCCTAAGAGGTAACTGACAGAACACAAGCTGGACAGGATATTCCCTAGTGCCCGGCACAAATGCTCCATTACTGAGTGAAAACACAAGCAAAAAAGTGGAAGGGGGGGGGctttatttgggggggtgggggcctgGAAGACACTATGACAAAACTCTTTAAGAGGAAGGTCAGTCAGGAGAATTTTGGGTAGCCTGGGTCAGCTGTAAGCTATGGGGAGCCTTCTTCAGTCGCTCCTCCTCCTTTACACAGCCACTCTGCGCCCCCAGCCCAAGATATGGCCTTGACCCCTGATCCCAAACCTTTCGCCACCTGAGGCTCAGCCACGACCACTCCGGCTTctatgcccccctccccccagcaggAGAAACCCTCCCCGGCCCCCGCCTCCCCCACCCGGCCGCCGCCACCAGCACCCGCCTGCCCAAACCGTCCTCTCCACACCCTCCCTCTCCGACCGGCTCGGACCCCGACTCTAATTTCGTGTCGGGCTGGGCCTCGGGCCTCCCAGAGCCGTCTGCTCTTACCTGGGGCCTGGGGTGCGGACGGTGGGTGAAGCAGTGACTACAGcttgctcttcctcctctgcagCTGCCGGCCCGGCCGGAAATCTCTTATTGCCCCACCCTCCCTTCGTTCTTTGTGCTGATTGGGCTTGTCTAGACGCTCTACCGGCGCTTCTCTGAGAGCGATTGGCTTGAGCGGCGGCCCatcattttcctccctctcccggtctccctcctccctctcctctctcgcCTTCTTTCGCCTCCCCCACCCCCGGCTCATTCCGCCGACCCCGCAGCGCGAAGAGGAAGCGCCATCACCACGCAGAATTTGGCGGAGCAGAGCGGCTCCTATTGTTGCTGTGTCATAGGGGAGCGGCGGCGGCCCCTGGCGGAGGCGCCTGGAATTACAGAGGCCTCTTGAAGAGCCAGTTTTGCATGGTTTACCTCGGTTTAAGAAAACCCAGTACCAAATAGGCGACCTTGCAAAGCAAATCACTAGGGAAAGGGTCATATTTGTAACACTCTACGGTGACAATAATTAACTCGCTTTAAGCACCGAGGACAATAGCTCCTAAGGCTGAGGTGGTTCCCTGTTCTTCTGTTTTAAGGAGTTTATTTTAATAGACCAAAGTTATGAGCTGTTACAATAGCTTTACATTCTCAATTAGGAAAATCCCCaactttacatttatatctatctctagtTAAAGTCTGGGTAATGAAACAACAGATGATTATGGCTATGGATAAAAAGGGCATAGATGAGGAAGTTTGGGGA is drawn from Dromiciops gliroides isolate mDroGli1 chromosome 2, mDroGli1.pri, whole genome shotgun sequence and contains these coding sequences:
- the ADRM1 gene encoding proteasomal ubiquitin receptor ADRM1 isoform X1, encoding MTSGALFPSLVPGSRGSSSKYLVEFRAGKMSLKGTTVTPDKRKGLVYIQQTDDSLIHFCWKDRTSGTVEDDLIIFPDDCEFKRVPQCTTGRVYVLKFKAGSKRLFFWMQEPKTEKDEEHCRKVNEYLNNPPMPGALGASGSGGHELSALGGEGGLQSLLGNMSHNQLMQLIGPTGLGGLGGLGALTGPGLASLLGSGGPPTSSSSSSSRSQSASVTPSSTSSSARATPAPSAQAIASATSPSPAPSSGNGTSTATSPTQPIQLSDLQNILATMNVPSGAGGGQQVDLASVLTPEIMAPILANAEVQERLLPYLPSGESLPQTAEEIQNTLTSPQFQQALSMFSAALASGQLGPLMSQFGLPTEAVDAANKGDVEAFAKAMQNNAKSDQKEGDAKDKKDEEEDMSLD
- the ADRM1 gene encoding proteasomal ubiquitin receptor ADRM1 isoform X2 — encoded protein: MTSGALFPSLVPGSRGSSSKYLVEFRAGKMSLKGTTVTPDKRKGLVYIQQTDDSLIHFCWKDRTSGTVEDDLIIFPDDCEFKRVPQCTTGRVYVLKFKAGSKRLFFWMQEPKTEKDEEHCRKVNEYLNNPPMPGALGASGSGGHELSALGGEGGLQSLLGNMSHNQLMQLIGPTGLGGLGGLGALTGPGLASLLGSGGPPTSSSSSSSRSQSASVTPSSTSSSARATPAPSAQAIASATSPSPAPSSVDLASVLTPEIMAPILANAEVQERLLPYLPSGESLPQTAEEIQNTLTSPQFQQALSMFSAALASGQLGPLMSQFGLPTEAVDAANKGDVEAFAKAMQNNAKSDQKEGDAKDKKDEEEDMSLD
- the ADRM1 gene encoding proteasomal ubiquitin receptor ADRM1 isoform X3 → MTSGALFPSLVPGSRGSSSKYLVEFRAGKMSLKGTTVTPDKRKGLVYIQQTDDSLIHFCWKDRTSGTVEDDLIIFPDDCEFKRVPQCTTGRVYVLKFKAGSKRLFFWMQEPKTEKDEEHCRKVNEYLNNPPMPGALGASGSGGHELSALGGEGGLQSLLGNMSHNQLMQLIGPTGLGGLGGLGALTGPGLASLLGSGGPPTSSSSSSSRSQSASVTPSSTSSSARATPAPSAQAIASATSPSPAPSSGNGTSTATSPTQPIQLSDLQNILATMNVPSGAGGGQQVDLASVLTPEIMAPILANAEVQERLLPYLPSGESLPQTAEEIQNTLTSPQFQQMSKHLPKPCRTMPSQTKRKEMQRTRKMKRKI